The Thermasporomyces composti region CAGGACGCCCGACAGATCCTCACCGACGCCGGGTTCCAGGTCGAGGTCCGACACAGCCAGCTCTACGTCGGGGCGAACCTGGTCGTGAACCAGTCCCCTGGGGCTGGCGAGTCCGCGAGGGTCGGCTCGGTGATCGTGCTCGAAGTGGTCTGACACTTCTCCCGGGTGCCATGTCTCCCAGGTGTCTTGTCTCCCAGGTGTCATGTCTCCCAGGTGTCATGTCTCCCGGGTGTCAAGGCCGTCCGGCGCGAGCCGTCAGCTGGCGGAACCACCACCGTGCGCCAGAGCAGGGGTTTGAGAACCTGGTGCGGTGCCCGCACGTCCACGTCGCACACCATCGATTCCTATCGGAGCCCACGTGCCCGTCTCGGGTGGGCTGGCGAACGGAGCCATCCGAGCCGCCACCGAGATCGGCGCCGAAGCCATCCAGGTCTTCGTCGGCAACCCTCGCGGGTGGGCGCAGAGCGCCGGAGACCCGGCCCAGGACCACGCCTTCCGGGCATGGTGCGAGCAGGCCGGCATACCGGTCTTCGTGCACGCGCCCTACCTGGTGAACCTCGGCTCGCCCACGCCAGAGACCGTGCGGCGTTCCGCTGACGCGGTGGCGCACAACCTTGCGCGCGCAGCCGCGATCGGAGCACGGGGCGTGGTGGTGCACACCGGTTCCTGTGTGTCGGAGGGGAGCTATTCCCAGGCGATGCGGCAGCTACGCGACCGGCTCCTGCCGCTGCTCGACGCCCTCCCGCCGGACGGCCCGCGGCTGGTCCTGGAGCCGACCGCCGGTCAAGGTCGGTCACTGTGCGCCGGCGTCGACGATCTCCCGGCGTACCTGGACGCGCTCGACCGGCACCCCGCACTCGGCATCTGTCTCGACACCTGCCACGTCTTCGCCGCAGGAGCCGACCTCGACCAGAGGGGTGGCATGACCCGCACACTTGACCGGGTGGTGGCGTACGCCGGCCCGGATCGGCTGCTCCTGGTCCACGCCAATGACGCCAAGGATCCCCGCGGCAGCTACCGGGATCGGCATGAGCGCATCGGACGCGGCCACATCGGCAAGGCCGCCTTTCGCGCCCTGTTCCGCCATCCGGCGATGCGCGGTGTCCCAGTGATCGTGGAGACCCCGGGCGGCAAGGAGGCGTGGCGCGAGGACATCGCCCTGCTCAAGGCCCTGCGTCGGGGTGGACGGTGACCTCGGTGTCAGGCGCACCGTTGGTCTCCGGCGAGGAGACACCTGCCAGGCCGACCGGGCGTGAGTCCGTGCTCGCCGTCACCGGACTCCTCGTGGTCACGGCGTCGTGGGGGTCGACGTTCTTCCTCATCAAGGATCTTGTGACCCGCGTGCCCGTGCCCGACTTCCTCGCGCTGCGATTCGCTGTCGCGACGGCAGCGCTGGCGCTGGTCGCGTGGCCGGCGGTGCGACGGCTGAGCGCTGGCGCGAGACTCCGGGGGGTCGTGCTCGGTCTGCTCTACGGACTCGCCCAGATCCTCCAGACGGAAGGGTTGGCCCATACGGCCGCGTCGGTGTCCGGGTTCGTGACCGGGATGTACGTCGTCTTGACGCCGGTGTTCGCGGGACTGCTTCTCCGCCATCGGATTGGCGTGCCGGCCTTGTGCGCGACTGGGCTCGCCACGGCGGGACTGGCGGTGTTGTCCCTGCGCGGCTTCGCCTTCGGTCACGGCGAGTTGCTCACGCTCGCGTCAGCGGCGCTGTACGCGTTGCACATCGTGGCTCTGGGTGCGTGGACCAACCAGCGGGACGCGCTCGGGCTCTCGGTGGTTCAGGTCGCCGTCATCTCCTGCGTCTGCGCGTTGGCCGCGCTGCCCGGCGGCATCACCGTGCCGAGTCGGGGCGACGACTGGCTCGCCTTGCTCTACATGGCGCTGATGGCGGGAGCCTTCGCGCTCGTCACGCAGACATGGGCGCAAGCGCACCTGTCGCCGACCAGGTCCGCGGTGATCATGTGCGCCGAGCCGGTGTGGGCGGCGCTGTTCGCCGTCGTCTTCGGCGGCGAACAGGTCACCTTGCGGATGGTCGCCGGTGGCGGACTGATCCTCACCGCGATGTACACCTCGGAGCTGGGCAACAGTCGGCCGCAGCGCGACGCACAGCCGTCGAGGTCTGCACCGAGCGAGACCTGATCGCCGCCCCTCTTCGCCGCCTCAGCGGCGTCACGCTGTCGGATTGGTCTGGTCGTCCGCCCACCGATTGGTTCGGGAACGCGCGGCCTCCTGCACGTACGCTCGACCGCGCACATGCTCGACAACAGTGACTTCGGAGCGTCCATGGAGTATCGCACCATCGGCACCAACCCCGCGACTCGGCGGTCGGTGAGCGTGCTGAGCCTCGGCGCCATGATGTTCGGGACGGCGGTCGACGAGGCGACGTCGTACGCCATCCTCGACCGCTACGTGGAGGCGGGTGGCACCTTCATCGACACGTCGAACAACTACGCGTTCTGGCACAGCGGTACGCAAGGCGGTGAGAGCGAGACGTTGCTCGGCCGGTGGCTGCGCAGCCGCGGCGTCACCGAGAAGGTGGTCATCGCCACCAAAGTTGGAGCTCGACCGCTGACGCCCGGGACGAGCTACGTCGACAACGCCGAAGGGCTGTCCGCGAAGGTCATCCGGGAGCAAGCGGAGCGGAGTCGCGAACGCCTCGGCGTGGAGAAGCTCGACCTGCTGTACGCGCACATCGAGGACCCCAGGACGCCGTTGCAGGAGACGGTCGAGGCGTTCGCCGAACTGGTCGCTGACGGCGTCGTCGGTCTGCTCGGTGTGAGCAACCACTGGGCATGGCGCGTCGAGCGCGCTCGTCAACTGGCCGCTGCGGCCGGGCTACCCGGATATGAGGTGCTGCAGTACAGCTACTCCTACCTACGGCCGCGCACCGACCTGCCGGGCGAGCTCTCCAGGGACGGCAACCTGGGTGCGGCGAGCG contains the following coding sequences:
- a CDS encoding aldo/keto reductase; amino-acid sequence: MLDNSDFGASMEYRTIGTNPATRRSVSVLSLGAMMFGTAVDEATSYAILDRYVEAGGTFIDTSNNYAFWHSGTQGGESETLLGRWLRSRGVTEKVVIATKVGARPLTPGTSYVDNAEGLSAKVIREQAERSRERLGVEKLDLLYAHIEDPRTPLQETVEAFAELVADGVVGLLGVSNHWAWRVERARQLAAAAGLPGYEVLQYSYSYLRPRTDLPGELSRDGNLGAASGDLLSYVREHEGLTLVAYSPLLKGGYVKRDRLGAEFDHAGTASRLQALQEVADETGATVNQVVLSWLIGHEVPIIPLVGVSSLAQLNENLAAVDLTLTPEQRAKLDAAH
- a CDS encoding DMT family transporter — protein: MSGAPLVSGEETPARPTGRESVLAVTGLLVVTASWGSTFFLIKDLVTRVPVPDFLALRFAVATAALALVAWPAVRRLSAGARLRGVVLGLLYGLAQILQTEGLAHTAASVSGFVTGMYVVLTPVFAGLLLRHRIGVPALCATGLATAGLAVLSLRGFAFGHGELLTLASAALYALHIVALGAWTNQRDALGLSVVQVAVISCVCALAALPGGITVPSRGDDWLALLYMALMAGAFALVTQTWAQAHLSPTRSAVIMCAEPVWAALFAVVFGGEQVTLRMVAGGGLILTAMYTSELGNSRPQRDAQPSRSAPSET
- a CDS encoding deoxyribonuclease IV, whose translation is MPVSGGLANGAIRAATEIGAEAIQVFVGNPRGWAQSAGDPAQDHAFRAWCEQAGIPVFVHAPYLVNLGSPTPETVRRSADAVAHNLARAAAIGARGVVVHTGSCVSEGSYSQAMRQLRDRLLPLLDALPPDGPRLVLEPTAGQGRSLCAGVDDLPAYLDALDRHPALGICLDTCHVFAAGADLDQRGGMTRTLDRVVAYAGPDRLLLVHANDAKDPRGSYRDRHERIGRGHIGKAAFRALFRHPAMRGVPVIVETPGGKEAWREDIALLKALRRGGR